One Paraburkholderia kururiensis DNA window includes the following coding sequences:
- a CDS encoding DUF3613 domain-containing protein yields the protein MKTTDRHARRASAAPRARAGVLSAAASAFALAIVPGFVAGTAHAQESSGVLPAQAQATTKAATKANARASDIGPATSAWLALQRSNAAAAPAQPTPGAEATLAYQRYLESFKSKIPERFDSSMGQGGNGLGMLVGYGGAPSSN from the coding sequence ATGAAGACAACTGATCGGCACGCGCGTAGGGCAAGTGCCGCGCCGCGCGCCCGGGCGGGCGTGCTTTCTGCGGCGGCGTCGGCGTTCGCTTTGGCAATCGTGCCGGGGTTCGTTGCCGGCACGGCCCACGCGCAGGAGAGTAGCGGCGTGCTCCCCGCTCAGGCCCAGGCAACGACGAAGGCCGCCACGAAAGCCAACGCCCGGGCCAGCGACATCGGCCCCGCCACCTCGGCCTGGCTCGCGCTCCAGCGCAGCAACGCCGCGGCTGCGCCCGCGCAGCCCACGCCCGGCGCCGAAGCGACGCTCGCCTATCAGCGCTACCTCGAATCGTTCAAGTCGAAGATTCCGGAGCGCTTCGATTCGTCGATGGGGCAGGGCGGCAATGGCCTCGGCATGCTCGTGGGGTACGGCGGCGCGCCGTCGTCGAACTGA
- a CDS encoding TadG family pilus assembly protein, giving the protein MPAGCVPRRVPLRAAHRGLRKQRGAISILGLAWMLVAVAALGAIDVGNVYFARRALQRVADMAAIAGAQTVSSATGCAAATASAQANANQGNGLPSTGTVTVTCGRWDPSSNTLQPYFGTTGAPLNAVQVTVSRQVPYFFVGPAREVQATAIAQSTNIGTFSLTTTLATLQGGLLNSLLGALLGTSLNLDVASYQALAAAQIKLGDLAAAVGAASVSELLATQLQVRDLARAMVTALAAGNVASASATSALGSLAASIPSGPSINVGNTAGAGNPLLSVGLADAQSAASATVNPLDMLLVAAEIANGQSTVNLGAALNLGPLANVTAQARILEPPVIAVGEAGQDAAGNWRTTAHSAEVRLYLDVSLLNIDLGLVNLTALNLPVYLETGGTGNARLESTRCTASQATSQSTIGVQPGVLGVCVGGNAAANFTNYSLPSSCTQPAALTTLTVGIPPAALSVAVNVGNPTNKTGLQLQLAPSTTGYTSLNFNGVAGDSDDYQSVNSNAVGSAAGGLLTQLAAQLPNSIYATLNGVNITSVAGVVLAPLLDLLVAALTPVLNSLDALLVPLLQLLGVQIGVATVHDSGLSCGEAQLVY; this is encoded by the coding sequence ATGCCGGCTGGCTGCGTTCCTCGTCGGGTACCGCTGCGCGCCGCTCACCGCGGCCTGCGCAAGCAACGCGGCGCCATCTCGATCCTCGGCCTTGCGTGGATGCTCGTGGCGGTGGCGGCGCTGGGCGCCATCGACGTGGGGAACGTCTACTTCGCCCGCCGCGCGTTGCAGCGCGTGGCGGACATGGCCGCCATCGCGGGCGCGCAGACCGTGTCGAGCGCGACCGGATGTGCGGCCGCCACGGCCTCGGCACAGGCGAACGCCAACCAGGGCAACGGCCTGCCGTCCACGGGTACGGTCACGGTGACCTGCGGGCGCTGGGACCCGTCGTCGAACACGTTGCAGCCGTACTTCGGCACCACGGGCGCGCCGCTCAACGCGGTTCAGGTGACGGTGTCGCGCCAGGTGCCGTACTTCTTCGTGGGCCCGGCGCGCGAGGTGCAGGCCACGGCCATCGCGCAATCCACCAACATCGGCACGTTCTCGCTCACCACCACGCTTGCCACGCTCCAGGGCGGCCTGCTGAACAGCCTGCTGGGCGCGTTGCTCGGCACGAGCCTCAATCTCGACGTCGCCTCGTATCAGGCGCTCGCTGCGGCGCAGATCAAGCTGGGCGACCTTGCGGCCGCCGTAGGCGCGGCGTCGGTGAGCGAGCTGCTCGCCACGCAGTTGCAGGTGCGCGACCTCGCGAGAGCGATGGTCACGGCGCTCGCGGCCGGCAACGTGGCGAGCGCGAGCGCCACGAGCGCGCTCGGCTCGCTCGCCGCGTCGATTCCCTCGGGGCCGTCCATCAACGTGGGCAACACCGCGGGTGCGGGCAATCCGCTGCTTTCGGTGGGGCTCGCCGACGCGCAGTCCGCCGCGTCGGCCACCGTCAATCCGCTCGACATGCTGCTCGTGGCCGCCGAGATCGCCAACGGCCAGTCCACCGTTAATCTGGGCGCGGCGCTGAACCTGGGTCCGCTCGCCAACGTCACGGCGCAGGCGCGCATCCTGGAGCCGCCCGTGATCGCGGTGGGCGAGGCGGGGCAGGACGCCGCCGGCAACTGGCGCACCACCGCGCATTCGGCCGAGGTACGGCTCTATCTCGACGTCAGTCTGCTCAATATCGATCTTGGGCTCGTCAACCTGACGGCGCTGAACCTGCCCGTGTACCTGGAAACGGGCGGCACCGGCAACGCGCGGCTGGAAAGCACGCGCTGCACGGCGTCGCAGGCCACGAGCCAAAGCACGATCGGCGTGCAGCCCGGCGTGCTAGGCGTCTGCGTGGGCGGCAACGCGGCCGCGAACTTCACGAACTACAGTCTGCCGTCCAGTTGCACGCAGCCGGCGGCGCTGACGACGCTGACCGTAGGCATTCCGCCCGCGGCGTTGAGCGTGGCCGTCAACGTCGGCAACCCGACGAACAAGACGGGGCTGCAGCTCCAGCTTGCGCCTTCGACAACCGGCTACACCTCGCTCAACTTCAACGGCGTTGCCGGCGACAGCGACGACTACCAGTCCGTCAACTCGAACGCCGTGGGCAGCGCGGCGGGCGGCCTGCTGACGCAGCTGGCCGCGCAGTTGCCGAACTCGATCTACGCGACGCTCAACGGCGTGAACATCACGTCGGTGGCTGGGGTCGTGCTCGCGCCGCTGCTCGATCTGCTCGTTGCGGCGCTCACGCCTGTTCTGAATTCGCTCGACGCGCTGCTCGTGCCGCTGCTGCAACTGCTCGGCGTGCAGATCGGCGTCGCCACCGTGCACGACAGCGGCTTGTCGTGCGGCGAGGCTCAACTGGTTTATTGA
- a CDS encoding tetratricopeptide repeat protein produces the protein MNYVSETLRRALALAAVALLGACAFKEQGYGVGAQAEREAKLQQASQPAPDTPGMYLGLIDRMQAQGLYYASLAHIDAYEKQYGASPESILLRADALRATGQPAASAEAYRQLLATPLAARGHRGLGLLAGGAGDFTRAAAELQEAVRLAPTDASTLSDLGYALLRSGDVTAARVPLMKAAELDQHNPKIVSNVVLFLVADGQNAEAQAVMKQQNVAPDVRAAIRSDAAKVAQASRLRQRAAARAHLSETGSAGHGDMGGVERAAAGENVPMASMQMGQSGQSGIDVAPRLLQRFSQ, from the coding sequence ATGAACTACGTCAGCGAGACACTGCGCCGCGCGCTCGCGCTGGCCGCCGTTGCGCTGCTGGGCGCCTGCGCCTTCAAGGAGCAGGGCTACGGCGTGGGCGCGCAGGCCGAGCGCGAGGCGAAGCTGCAGCAGGCGAGCCAGCCCGCGCCCGACACGCCCGGCATGTACCTGGGCCTCATCGACCGGATGCAGGCGCAGGGGCTCTACTACGCGTCGCTGGCGCACATCGACGCCTACGAGAAGCAGTACGGCGCTTCGCCCGAGTCGATCCTGCTGCGTGCCGATGCCTTGCGCGCCACCGGCCAGCCGGCAGCGAGCGCGGAGGCCTACCGGCAACTGCTCGCCACGCCGCTTGCCGCGCGCGGGCATCGCGGGCTGGGTTTGCTGGCGGGCGGCGCGGGCGACTTCACGCGGGCGGCCGCGGAGCTTCAGGAGGCGGTGCGCCTTGCGCCTACCGATGCGTCCACGCTCTCCGACCTCGGCTATGCGCTCCTGCGCAGCGGCGACGTAACGGCCGCGCGCGTGCCGCTCATGAAAGCCGCGGAACTGGATCAGCACAATCCGAAGATCGTGAGCAACGTCGTGCTGTTTCTCGTCGCGGACGGACAGAACGCCGAAGCGCAGGCCGTGATGAAGCAGCAGAACGTGGCGCCCGACGTGCGCGCCGCGATCCGCAGCGACGCCGCGAAGGTCGCCCAGGCGAGCCGCCTGCGCCAGCGCGCGGCGGCGCGTGCGCATCTTTCGGAGACAGGCAGTGCGGGGCACGGCGACATGGGCGGTGTCGAACGCGCGGCGGCCGGCGAGAACGTGCCGATGGCGAGCATGCAGATGGGACAGTCGGGCCAGTCGGGCATCGACGTCGCGCCGCGGTTGTTGCAGCGCTTTTCGCAATAG
- a CDS encoding type II secretion system F family protein, with translation MSAGSLFAAALVLAALGCALLAAHAVVRLAGARRSARTLAVALEARAAAAAMASSSAAAAAAQVAARMGAGTAAGAAAGGGTSANSTVGAGSGAAARAGAGMATGVNGMVGMAGPGARAADRTTAGTNNRPRSRGLAAWVERLADAGVRWLDTPFGRQAVADEERRLLEQCGFVDARSRGLFLMARVASAMVVAAFAGWFMHGGVAAFDWMGSSGVTGLFVPAAGLVLGFMVPKLYVQRRAAGRRRAVVDELPMLVDLLRLLQGVGLSLDQSLQVLVNEFRGVLPVLAGELEIAQRQFTAGRTREQSLQRVASSYDNEDLRAVVRLLIQVDRHGGAVQEPLRQFGDRLREVRRAMLRERIGRLTVKMTAVMILTLLPALLIVTAGPGVVSVTHSLVSVRPHR, from the coding sequence ATGAGCGCCGGGTCGCTTTTTGCCGCCGCGCTGGTGCTGGCCGCGCTCGGCTGCGCGCTGCTCGCGGCGCATGCCGTGGTGCGGCTCGCGGGCGCGAGGCGCAGCGCGCGCACGCTCGCGGTGGCGCTCGAGGCGCGGGCGGCGGCTGCGGCGATGGCGTCTTCGTCTGCTGCGGCTGCTGCGGCTCAGGTGGCGGCGCGCATGGGGGCGGGGACAGCGGCCGGGGCGGCTGCCGGTGGCGGCACGTCGGCGAATTCGACCGTGGGTGCAGGTTCGGGCGCAGCGGCGCGTGCCGGCGCGGGTATGGCCACAGGCGTCAATGGCATGGTGGGCATGGCCGGCCCCGGCGCTCGGGCCGCCGACCGGACGACTGCGGGCACCAACAACCGCCCGCGATCGCGCGGCCTTGCCGCGTGGGTCGAGCGCCTCGCCGATGCGGGCGTGCGCTGGCTCGATACGCCCTTCGGCCGTCAGGCCGTAGCGGACGAAGAGCGACGTCTGCTCGAACAGTGCGGCTTCGTGGATGCGCGCTCGCGCGGACTCTTCCTGATGGCGCGCGTGGCGTCGGCCATGGTGGTCGCGGCGTTCGCCGGCTGGTTCATGCACGGCGGCGTGGCCGCGTTCGACTGGATGGGCAGCAGCGGCGTGACGGGGCTCTTCGTGCCGGCCGCGGGGCTCGTGCTTGGCTTCATGGTGCCGAAGCTCTACGTGCAGCGGCGCGCCGCCGGCCGCCGCCGCGCCGTGGTGGACGAGCTGCCGATGCTGGTCGACCTGCTGCGCCTGCTGCAAGGCGTGGGCCTTTCGCTCGACCAGAGCCTCCAGGTGCTCGTCAACGAATTTCGCGGCGTGCTGCCGGTGCTCGCGGGCGAACTCGAAATCGCACAGCGGCAGTTCACGGCGGGACGCACGCGCGAGCAGTCGCTGCAACGCGTGGCCTCGAGCTACGACAACGAGGACCTGCGTGCCGTCGTGCGGCTCCTGATCCAGGTGGACCGTCACGGCGGCGCCGTGCAGGAACCGCTTCGGCAGTTCGGCGACCGCCTGCGCGAAGTGCGGCGCGCGATGCTGCGCGAGCGCATCGGCCGGCTCACCGTGAAGATGACCGCCGTGATGATCCTCACGCTGCTGCCCGCGCTGTTGATCGTCACCGCAGGGCCGGGCGTGGTTTCGGTCACGCATTCGCTGGTGTCGGTGCGACCGCACCGGTAG